In Helianthus annuus cultivar XRQ/B chromosome 3, HanXRQr2.0-SUNRISE, whole genome shotgun sequence, a single window of DNA contains:
- the LOC110930915 gene encoding anthocyanidin 3-O-glucosyltransferase 2-like produces the protein MANTVVELVFIPAPAVGHIMSTVEMAKVLVNHDQRLSITVLLMSSPYPVPTLTTYTESLFQNTIERIRFIELPQDQTKLDTKARVNSFIDFINSHCKHVRNIVADMINQTGSGRVVGFVVDITCGGMIDVANEFDLPTYVFFTSTAAYLGFNLYIETTCVNQNQDVIELINSEGEIVLPSFVNPVPTKVVRAVSQIDEGLDFLIYSFRQLRKAKGIMINTFLELETHAMKSFPDTNFPHVYPVGPVLNLDGVAGKAEDMDVIRWLDDQPPSSVVVLCFGSMGSFNEVQVKEIARGLEQSGRRFVWSLRRPPHLEQSSEGNADNYDGVLPDGFMERTLGTGKVIGWAPQVSLLAHKAVGGFVSHCGWNSILESLWFGVPTATWPMYAEQQMNAFEMVVELGLAVDLKMDYKIDMFNPSANIVIVTAEEIERGIKGVMEDAEVRAKVKETSKLSRETVAKGGSSYASVDYLVQEIMSNVA, from the coding sequence ATGGCAAACACAGTTGTAGAGCTCGTGTTCATCCCTGCACCAGCGGTTGGTCATATAATGTCCACCGTCGAGATGGCGAAAGTACTTGTGAACCATGACCAAAGGCTCTCAATAACCGTTCTTCTCATGAGCTCTCCTTACCCCGTCCCCACTCTCACCACCTACACCGAATCGCTGTTTCAAAACACTATTGAACGCATACGATTCATTGAACTTCCTCAGGATCAAACAAAACTCGACACCAAAGCTCGTGTGAATTCCTTCATTGATTTCATCAACAGTCATTGCAAACACGTCAGAAATATCGTGGCTGATATGATAAATCAAACTGGTTCCGGTAGAGTCGTTGGGTTTGTTGTTGACATAACATGTGGAGGTATGATAGATGTGGCTAATGAATTCGATCTTCCGACATATGTATTCTTCACGTCTACTGCTGCCTATCTTGGATTTAACTTGTATATCGAGACAACATGTGTGAATCAGAACCAAGATGTTATTGAGCTGATTAACTCGGAAGGTGAGATAGTTCTTCCGTCTTTTGTTAATCCGGTGCCAACGAAGGTTGTTCGTGCGGTGTCCCAGATAGACGAGGGGTTGGACTTTCTGATCTATTCTTTCCGGCAATTGAGAAAGGCTAAAGGGATCATGATTAATACGTTCTTAGAGTTGGAAACACACGCAATGAAGTCGTTTCCTGACACCAACTTCCCGCATGTGTATCCCGTGGGACCCGTACTCAATCTAGACGGTGTAGCTGGAAAAGCCGAAGACATGGATGTAATTAGATGGTTGGACGATCAACCTCCATCGTCGGTGGTGGTGTTGTGTTTTGGGAGCATGGGAAGTTTTAATGAGGTCCAAGTGAAAGAGATAGCACGTGGTTTAGAACAAAGTGGTCGTCGATTTGTGTGGTCGCTACGCCGGCCTCCTCATCTAGAACAATCATCGGAAGGGAACGCTGATAATTATGATGGGGTACTACCAGATGGGTTCATGGAGCGCACCTTGGGAACAGGGAAAGTGATTGGATGGGCCCCACAGGTGTCGTTGTTGGCCCATAAAGCAGTGGGAGGGTTCGTTTCCCACTGCGGGTGGAACTCGATACTAGAGAGCTTGTGGTTCGGTGTGCCAACTGCTACGTGGCCAATGTATGCTGAGCAGCAAATGAATGCGTTTGAAATGGTGGTGGAGCTTGGATTGGCAGTTGACTTGAAAATGGATTATAAGATTGACATGTTTAATCCCAGCGCCAATATAGTCATTGTCACGGCAGAGGAGATAGAGAGGGGAATAAAGGGAGTAATGGAGGATGCCGAGGTTAGAGCAAAAGTGAAAGAGACGAGTAAACTGAGCAGGGAAACGGTGGCCAAGGGCGGTTCATCATATGCTTCAGTTGACTACCTTGTTCAGGAAATCATGAGTAACGTCGCATGA